The Roseimicrobium gellanilyticum genome includes a region encoding these proteins:
- the atpF gene encoding F0F1 ATP synthase subunit B, which yields MLEQFGIQWPKIIAQVFTFGIVYFVLNRYAFGPIVAMLEARRKRIADGEAKLEKIARDLAAAEENARAIIDKANTDGNRLIKEANDSAAAVKERKAQEAVAEANSILAKAREASKLEQEQLLTQLKREFGRMVVDATGRVTGKVLTNEDQDRINRETAAQVAL from the coding sequence ATGTTAGAACAGTTCGGCATCCAGTGGCCCAAGATCATCGCGCAGGTCTTCACTTTCGGAATCGTGTATTTCGTGCTGAATCGCTACGCATTCGGCCCGATCGTCGCCATGCTGGAGGCCCGCCGCAAGCGCATCGCCGATGGCGAAGCCAAGCTTGAAAAGATCGCCCGTGACCTCGCCGCCGCAGAAGAAAATGCGCGCGCCATCATCGACAAGGCCAACACCGACGGCAACCGCCTCATCAAGGAAGCCAATGACAGCGCCGCCGCAGTGAAGGAGCGCAAGGCTCAGGAAGCAGTCGCTGAAGCCAACAGCATCCTCGCCAAGGCCCGCGAAGCCTCCAAGCTCGAACAGGAGCAGCTTCTCACCCAGCTCAAGCGCGAATTCGGCCGCATGGTCGTGGACGCCACGGGCCGCGTGACCGGCAAGGTCCTCACCAACGAAGACCAGGACCGCATCAATCGCGAGACGGCTGCCCAGGTGGCCCTCTAA
- a CDS encoding F0F1 ATP synthase subunit delta, with protein MKIDKNSARAARQLMRACVDKNGRLQQPRVRAVVKRLAEEKPRGYLRILAGFERLLRLEVEKRHALIESASPLSSTLRDKIRADLQAKFGTDLEFDFAEKPELLGGLRVQVGSHVWDGSVLAKLESLRNSLS; from the coding sequence ATGAAAATCGACAAGAACTCCGCCCGCGCCGCACGCCAGCTCATGCGCGCCTGTGTGGACAAGAATGGCCGTCTCCAGCAGCCCCGCGTCCGCGCTGTGGTGAAGCGCCTCGCCGAGGAGAAGCCCCGCGGCTACCTGCGCATCCTCGCCGGGTTCGAGCGTCTGCTCCGCCTCGAGGTGGAAAAGCGTCACGCGCTCATCGAAAGCGCCTCGCCCCTCTCCAGCACCTTGCGCGACAAGATTCGCGCCGACCTGCAGGCCAAGTTCGGCACCGATCTTGAATTTGATTTCGCTGAGAAGCCCGAGCTTCTCGGCGGTCTTCGTGTGCAGGTGGGCAGCCATGTGTGGGACGGCAGCGTCCTCGCCAAGCTCGAATCCCTCCGCAACAGTCTCTCCTAA
- the atpA gene encoding F0F1 ATP synthase subunit alpha has translation MSSILQEIEREIAGLKTAVTRSNVGVVREIGDGVAKVEGLSDVMLNEMIEFPGGLYGLALNLEETEVGCVLLGSGEKIKAGDEVKTTGRLLSVPVGKSLLGRVVNALGQAIDGKGDIKGDAEYPVEKIAPGIITRKSVSVPVQTGILPIDAMIPIGRGQRELIIGDRSTGKTTIAVDTIISQAKQNKAAEQGKLQGHKPLYCIYVAIGQKQSNIARVVKTLEEAGAMEYTVIVSASASDSAVNQYLSPYTGCAIGEWFMDQGQDALIVFDDLSKQAVAYRQVSLVLKRPSGREAYPGDVFYLHSRLLERSARVNENYGGGSITALPIIETQAGDVSAYIPTNVISITDGQIFLETDLFYQGIRPAISVGLSVSRVGSAAQTKAIKKVAGTTKLDLAQFRELAAFAQFGSDLDAGTKAKLDRGARIVELFKQQQYQPKSLPIMVVTLYAMQNGFFDDVPVDRVRECQTKLEEYFTTRKEALLDRIGNEKALDNVADELKTAVTDFKATWK, from the coding sequence ATGAGCAGCATCCTCCAGGAAATCGAAAGAGAAATCGCCGGACTCAAGACGGCTGTCACCAGGTCCAACGTGGGCGTGGTTCGTGAAATCGGGGACGGCGTGGCGAAGGTCGAAGGCCTGAGCGATGTGATGCTCAACGAAATGATCGAGTTCCCCGGCGGCCTGTACGGTCTGGCGCTGAACCTCGAAGAAACCGAAGTGGGTTGCGTGCTTCTCGGCTCCGGCGAAAAGATCAAGGCTGGCGACGAAGTCAAGACCACCGGTCGTCTCCTCTCCGTTCCCGTGGGCAAGAGCCTCCTCGGCCGCGTGGTGAACGCGCTCGGCCAGGCCATCGACGGCAAGGGCGACATCAAGGGTGACGCTGAGTACCCGGTCGAAAAGATCGCTCCTGGCATCATTACCCGTAAGTCCGTGTCCGTTCCCGTGCAGACCGGCATTCTCCCGATTGATGCGATGATTCCGATTGGCCGCGGTCAGCGCGAGCTCATCATCGGTGACCGCTCCACGGGCAAGACCACCATTGCGGTGGACACCATCATCTCCCAGGCGAAGCAGAACAAGGCTGCCGAACAGGGCAAGCTGCAGGGCCACAAGCCCCTCTACTGCATCTACGTCGCCATCGGCCAGAAGCAGTCGAACATCGCCCGTGTGGTGAAGACGCTCGAAGAAGCCGGCGCCATGGAATACACCGTGATCGTCAGCGCTTCCGCTTCGGACTCCGCGGTGAACCAGTACCTCTCCCCGTACACGGGCTGCGCCATCGGCGAATGGTTCATGGACCAGGGCCAGGACGCTCTCATCGTGTTCGATGACCTTTCCAAGCAGGCCGTTGCTTACCGCCAGGTGTCCCTGGTGCTGAAGCGCCCCTCCGGTCGTGAAGCCTATCCCGGTGACGTGTTCTACCTCCACAGCCGTCTGCTTGAGCGCTCGGCCCGTGTGAATGAAAACTACGGTGGCGGTTCCATCACCGCTCTCCCGATCATCGAGACGCAGGCCGGTGACGTGTCCGCGTACATCCCGACGAACGTGATTTCCATCACGGACGGCCAGATCTTCCTCGAAACTGACTTGTTCTACCAGGGCATCCGCCCCGCCATCTCGGTGGGTCTCTCGGTGTCCCGCGTGGGTTCCGCCGCCCAGACGAAGGCCATCAAGAAAGTGGCCGGTACCACCAAGCTGGACCTCGCGCAGTTCCGTGAACTCGCTGCGTTCGCCCAGTTCGGTTCCGACCTCGACGCTGGCACGAAGGCCAAGCTCGACCGCGGCGCCCGCATCGTGGAACTCTTCAAGCAGCAACAGTATCAGCCGAAGAGCCTCCCCATCATGGTGGTGACCCTTTACGCGATGCAGAACGGCTTCTTCGATGACGTGCCGGTGGACCGCGTGCGTGAGTGCCAGACCAAGCTGGAAGAATACTTCACCACCCGCAAGGAAGCCCTCCTCGACCGCATCGGCAACGAGAAGGCCCTCGACAACGTGGCGGACGAACTGAAGACCGCGGTCACCGATTTCAAGGCGACCTGGAAGTAA
- the atpG gene encoding ATP synthase F1 subunit gamma, giving the protein MPSTRDIRRRIKSVKNTAQITKAMQLVAAAKMKKAQDQATNGRPYAELLNKVLVSLREGIEEGSHPYFVEGKGGKTLVILITSDKGLCGALNTNLLKKLIAADLPGEVEFVTIGRKGAQSLSRLRKKLIADFPIKDPAKFLELRTVGNFVQEKFLTGEYAKVLVAFNNFINTVTIVPTVEQLLPVNPVTLGGKRDFEGMSGVYQPTEQQAGDNPEYIFEPDARTVFETILPQYVNNTLWQMLLEARASEHSSRMVAMKNATDNAKQLIKDLTLEYNKLRQAAITNELLEITTAKMALE; this is encoded by the coding sequence ATGCCCTCCACCCGCGACATCCGCCGCCGCATCAAGTCGGTCAAAAACACGGCCCAGATTACCAAGGCCATGCAGCTCGTCGCGGCTGCGAAGATGAAGAAGGCACAGGATCAGGCCACCAACGGCCGTCCCTATGCCGAGCTTCTGAACAAGGTGCTGGTGAGTCTGCGTGAAGGCATTGAGGAAGGCAGCCATCCTTACTTTGTGGAAGGAAAGGGCGGCAAGACCCTCGTCATCCTCATCACGAGTGACAAGGGCCTGTGCGGCGCGCTGAATACGAACCTTCTCAAGAAGCTCATCGCAGCCGACCTGCCGGGCGAAGTGGAGTTCGTGACAATCGGCCGCAAGGGCGCCCAGTCCCTCTCCCGCCTGCGCAAGAAGCTCATTGCCGACTTCCCCATCAAGGATCCCGCGAAGTTCCTGGAACTCCGCACGGTCGGCAACTTCGTGCAGGAGAAATTCCTCACGGGTGAGTACGCGAAGGTCCTCGTCGCCTTCAACAACTTCATCAACACGGTGACCATCGTCCCCACGGTGGAGCAGCTCCTTCCGGTCAATCCCGTGACCCTCGGCGGCAAGCGGGACTTCGAAGGCATGAGCGGCGTCTACCAGCCAACAGAGCAGCAGGCTGGAGACAATCCGGAGTACATCTTCGAGCCGGATGCCCGCACGGTGTTTGAGACCATCCTGCCGCAGTATGTAAACAACACGCTCTGGCAGATGCTTCTGGAAGCCCGCGCGTCCGAGCACTCCAGCCGTATGGTCGCCATGAAGAATGCGACCGACAACGCGAAGCAGCTCATCAAGGACCTGACCCTCGAGTACAACAAGCTCCGCCAGGCTGCCATCACCAACGAACTTCTCGAAATCACGACCGCCAAGATGGCGCTCGAATAG
- the atpD gene encoding F0F1 ATP synthase subunit beta, with product MSNIGTIVQVIGPVVDVDFSAAGKLPEIYNALEISYDLSGKAVRLVCEVQQHLGDGWVRSVAMTSTDGLRRGMSVTDTGGPITVPVGEEVLGRIFNVTGDPVDDQAPPPAKKRYPIHRKAPSLVDQDPSAQILETGIKVIDLICPFTKGGKVGAFGGAGVGKTVVIMELINNIAKGHGGYSVFAGVGERTREGNDLYWEMIESGVIATEKDEKGHPKKDSQGRPVLKDGSKVALVYGQMNEPPGARLRVALSALSMAEYFRDEKNQDVLFFVDNVFRFSQAGSEVSALLGRTPSAVGYQPTLAAEMGAMQERITSTKQGSITSFQAVYVPADDLTDPAPANTFAHLDSTVVLERSLAELGIYPAVDPLASVSKALAPEIVGEEHYRVARGVQRVLQRYKDLQDIIAILGMDELSDEDKLTVFRARKIQRFLSQPFAVAEVFTGVQGVYVSVKDTVKGFAEILDGKHDDVPEGNFYMKAGIDSVKKA from the coding sequence ATGAGCAACATCGGCACTATCGTCCAAGTCATCGGTCCCGTGGTGGACGTGGATTTCTCCGCGGCAGGCAAGCTTCCCGAAATCTACAACGCGCTGGAGATCAGTTACGATCTCTCCGGCAAGGCAGTTCGCCTTGTGTGCGAAGTGCAGCAGCACCTTGGTGATGGTTGGGTCCGCAGCGTGGCCATGACCTCCACCGACGGCCTTCGTCGTGGCATGAGCGTGACCGACACCGGCGGCCCCATCACGGTGCCCGTGGGTGAAGAAGTGCTGGGCCGTATCTTCAACGTGACCGGCGACCCGGTGGACGACCAGGCTCCCCCTCCCGCCAAGAAGCGTTACCCGATTCACCGCAAAGCTCCCTCTCTCGTCGACCAGGACCCCTCCGCCCAGATTCTTGAAACGGGCATCAAGGTCATCGACCTCATCTGCCCCTTCACCAAGGGTGGCAAGGTCGGCGCCTTCGGTGGTGCCGGCGTGGGCAAGACGGTCGTTATCATGGAGCTCATCAACAACATCGCCAAGGGCCACGGTGGTTACTCCGTGTTCGCCGGCGTGGGTGAGCGTACCCGTGAAGGTAACGACCTTTACTGGGAAATGATTGAGTCTGGCGTTATCGCCACTGAGAAGGACGAAAAGGGCCATCCCAAGAAGGATTCCCAAGGTCGCCCGGTGCTCAAGGACGGCTCCAAGGTGGCCCTCGTGTACGGCCAGATGAATGAGCCTCCCGGCGCCCGTCTCCGCGTCGCTCTCTCCGCCCTCTCCATGGCCGAGTACTTCCGCGATGAGAAGAACCAGGACGTGCTCTTCTTCGTGGACAACGTGTTCCGTTTCTCCCAGGCCGGTTCCGAAGTGTCGGCGCTCCTTGGCCGTACGCCTTCCGCGGTGGGTTACCAGCCGACGCTGGCCGCTGAAATGGGCGCCATGCAGGAACGAATCACTTCCACCAAGCAGGGTTCCATCACCTCCTTCCAGGCGGTGTACGTGCCGGCGGACGACCTTACGGACCCCGCTCCTGCCAACACCTTCGCGCACCTTGACTCCACGGTCGTGCTTGAGCGTTCCCTCGCTGAGCTGGGCATCTACCCTGCGGTGGACCCCCTCGCCTCCGTGTCCAAGGCGCTGGCCCCGGAAATCGTGGGTGAAGAACACTACCGTGTGGCCCGTGGTGTGCAGCGCGTGCTGCAGCGCTACAAGGACCTTCAGGACATCATCGCCATTCTCGGCATGGATGAACTGAGCGACGAAGACAAACTCACCGTGTTCCGCGCCCGTAAGATTCAGCGCTTCCTCTCCCAGCCGTTCGCGGTGGCGGAAGTGTTCACCGGCGTGCAGGGCGTGTACGTTTCCGTGAAGGACACCGTGAAGGGCTTCGCCGAAATCCTCGACGGCAAGCATGATGACGTGCCCGAAGGCAACTTCTACATGAAGGCCGGCATCGACTCCGTGAAGAAGGCGTAA
- a CDS encoding F0F1 ATP synthase subunit epsilon: MPLQLEIVTPEARIFSGEVDSVVLPGSDGELGILPHHVPLVTTLKPGELVYSQTGKSEYFAVGTGFVEVTGGRVSVLTDMAKGESEIDEKSVEDALKRAQERLESIKHDSATEEVAMVQAMIQKSMAQLHVKRRRKNV, from the coding sequence ATGCCTCTCCAGCTCGAAATCGTCACTCCTGAAGCCCGGATCTTCTCTGGAGAGGTGGATTCGGTGGTGCTGCCTGGCTCCGATGGTGAGCTGGGCATCCTGCCCCACCACGTGCCTCTGGTCACCACGCTGAAGCCCGGTGAGCTGGTCTATTCCCAGACCGGCAAGTCGGAATACTTCGCTGTGGGCACCGGCTTTGTGGAAGTGACCGGTGGACGCGTGTCCGTGCTTACGGACATGGCCAAGGGCGAAAGCGAAATCGATGAGAAGTCCGTTGAGGACGCCCTCAAGCGCGCGCAGGAACGCCTGGAATCCATCAAGCACGATTCGGCTACCGAAGAGGTCGCGATGGTGCAGGCCATGATCCAGAAATCCATGGCTCAGCTCCACGTGAAGCGCCGCCGCAAGAACGTCTAA
- a CDS encoding TraB/GumN family protein, translating to MPRRLPLLLCPAIALMMLAPVSCSKEPAKGHAGPSSVWRVEKGGKHIYVGGTIHLLRDKDHPLPQVFDQAYADSSKLIFELPPDADEDGAIMARMREMGAYGEGDDLATHVEKDTLKKVHAWSDRNGFSREAVDKLRPWYLALTVSATEYSKMGANPANGVDAHFEELAKKDGKTAAGLESIEFQLSIFANLSDKLQEELLLQTFTEAQTAAKDFEDLIAAWKSGNMPKLQEFLFRDADKYPELMEDFLFKRNKAWIPPLMKYLEKGETVFVLVGAGHLGGEQGVLNLLKKEGCTITQLGVAEAPTAKPRSE from the coding sequence ATGCCCCGCCGTCTTCCGCTACTGCTCTGCCCCGCCATCGCACTGATGATGCTGGCGCCTGTTTCCTGCAGCAAGGAGCCAGCGAAAGGCCACGCCGGCCCTTCCAGCGTCTGGCGCGTCGAGAAAGGCGGAAAGCACATCTATGTCGGCGGCACCATCCACCTGCTGCGCGACAAGGATCATCCGTTGCCGCAGGTCTTTGATCAGGCGTATGCCGACAGCTCCAAGCTCATCTTCGAGCTCCCGCCTGACGCGGATGAAGATGGCGCCATCATGGCGCGCATGCGCGAAATGGGCGCCTATGGCGAAGGAGACGACCTCGCCACGCATGTAGAAAAAGACACCCTGAAAAAGGTGCATGCGTGGAGCGACCGGAATGGCTTCTCCCGGGAAGCGGTGGACAAGCTCCGCCCCTGGTATCTGGCATTGACCGTGTCTGCCACCGAGTACAGCAAGATGGGTGCAAACCCCGCCAATGGTGTCGACGCCCACTTCGAGGAACTGGCGAAGAAGGATGGCAAAACCGCCGCCGGACTCGAATCCATCGAGTTCCAGCTCAGCATCTTCGCCAACCTCAGTGACAAACTTCAGGAGGAACTGCTCCTTCAGACATTCACCGAAGCGCAAACTGCCGCCAAGGATTTCGAGGATCTCATCGCCGCCTGGAAATCCGGCAACATGCCGAAGCTACAGGAGTTTCTGTTCCGCGATGCGGACAAGTACCCCGAGCTCATGGAAGACTTTCTCTTCAAACGGAACAAGGCCTGGATCCCGCCCCTGATGAAATATCTGGAGAAGGGGGAGACCGTGTTTGTCCTCGTGGGTGCCGGGCATCTCGGTGGCGAGCAGGGGGTGCTCAACCTGCTCAAGAAGGAGGGCTGCACGATCACGCAGCTCGGGGTGGCGGAAGCACCCACGGCGAAGCCGCGCAGTGAGTAG
- a CDS encoding c-type cytochrome, with protein sequence MKKLTLPLTVGLAALTAATLATTQCERLTAGSSVTLHDGSLQSKVERGKHLVENIGLCADCHTARLPSGEFDKSKWLQGAPLGFKPLVEMPWNPVAPPIAGLPTMTTDEQAVEFMMSGKRPSGAPVLPPMPPYRLKRDEAEAVVAYLRSLKKAA encoded by the coding sequence ATGAAGAAGCTCACCCTCCCCCTCACCGTTGGTCTCGCGGCTTTGACTGCGGCCACCCTTGCCACCACCCAGTGTGAACGCCTGACGGCGGGCTCATCTGTGACCCTCCATGATGGGTCGCTTCAGTCCAAGGTGGAACGCGGCAAGCATCTCGTGGAGAACATTGGCCTCTGTGCGGACTGCCACACCGCACGCCTGCCCAGCGGGGAGTTCGACAAGAGCAAATGGCTGCAGGGCGCGCCCCTTGGATTCAAGCCCTTGGTGGAGATGCCGTGGAACCCTGTCGCGCCTCCCATCGCTGGTCTGCCCACCATGACCACGGATGAGCAGGCGGTCGAATTCATGATGAGCGGCAAGCGCCCGTCTGGAGCGCCTGTCCTGCCGCCGATGCCTCCGTATCGTCTCAAGCGTGATGAAGCTGAGGCCGTCGTGGCGTACCTGCGCAGCCTGAAGAAGGCGGCGTAA
- the acs gene encoding acetate--CoA ligase, whose translation MSSDFKSVLHETRVFPPSEEFKAKARISSMEEYKRLHEESLNSPETFWGREAGELKWQQPWTQLLDWKPPFAKWFVGAKVNVAENCVDRHVEAGRGDKVAILWEGEPGDTRSITYSQLKDEVCKFANVLKAQGIKAGDRVLIYMPMVPEAAVAMLACARIGAVHSVVFGGFSSESIKDRLHDSGAIAVVTADGGYRRGKVVPLKANVDTALSGGESKVEKVIVLKRTGQDIAMQAGRDVWWHAAEAEVDANCPAEGFDSEHPLFILYTSGSTGKPKGILHTSGGYLAGTYLTSKYIFDMRDDDVYWCTADVGWITGHSYIVYGPLANGVTALMYEGAPDTPHFGRFWEIVEKYKVTILYTAPTAIRAFIKWGDEHVTKYDLSSLRLLGSVGEPINPEAWMWYHQVIGGGRCPIVDTWWQTETGAIMITPLPGVTPTKPGTATLPFFGVDAAVLDDDGKEVGPNEGGKLVIRKPWPSMLRTIYGDAERYEQTYWGTYPGIYLAGDSSRRDEDGYFWIMGRIDDVLNVSGHRLGTAEVESALVSHASVAEAAAVGRPDEIKGQAVVVFVTLKAGVEANDGLANELKKHVGNVIGAIARPDDVRFANVLPKTRSGKIIRRLLKEVAAGGQVKGDTTTLEDFGAVAALMQSQGKDEE comes from the coding sequence ATGAGCTCCGACTTCAAGTCCGTCCTGCACGAAACCCGCGTGTTCCCCCCGTCCGAGGAATTCAAGGCCAAGGCACGCATCAGCAGCATGGAGGAGTACAAGAGGCTGCATGAAGAGTCCCTGAACTCCCCCGAGACCTTCTGGGGCCGTGAAGCGGGCGAACTCAAGTGGCAGCAGCCCTGGACCCAGCTCCTCGACTGGAAGCCCCCCTTCGCGAAGTGGTTCGTGGGCGCCAAGGTGAACGTCGCAGAAAACTGCGTGGACCGTCACGTGGAAGCCGGACGTGGTGACAAGGTGGCCATCCTGTGGGAAGGCGAACCCGGAGACACCCGCAGCATCACCTACAGCCAGCTCAAGGATGAGGTGTGCAAGTTCGCCAATGTGCTTAAGGCGCAGGGCATCAAGGCCGGCGACCGCGTGCTCATCTACATGCCCATGGTGCCGGAAGCCGCAGTCGCCATGCTGGCCTGCGCGCGCATCGGCGCCGTGCACAGCGTGGTCTTCGGTGGCTTCAGCTCCGAGAGCATCAAGGACCGACTGCATGACAGCGGCGCCATCGCCGTGGTCACTGCGGATGGCGGCTATCGCCGTGGCAAGGTGGTGCCTCTCAAGGCGAATGTGGACACCGCGCTGAGCGGTGGCGAGTCCAAGGTGGAGAAGGTCATCGTGCTCAAGCGCACCGGCCAGGACATCGCCATGCAGGCGGGTCGCGATGTCTGGTGGCACGCCGCAGAAGCGGAAGTCGATGCGAACTGCCCAGCGGAAGGCTTCGACTCCGAGCATCCCCTCTTCATCCTCTACACCAGCGGATCCACCGGCAAGCCGAAGGGTATCCTGCACACCAGCGGTGGTTACCTCGCAGGCACGTATCTCACCAGCAAGTACATCTTCGACATGCGTGATGACGATGTGTACTGGTGCACCGCCGACGTGGGCTGGATCACCGGACACAGCTACATCGTGTACGGCCCGCTCGCGAATGGTGTGACCGCTCTCATGTACGAAGGCGCTCCTGATACGCCACACTTCGGTCGCTTCTGGGAAATCGTGGAGAAGTACAAGGTCACCATTCTCTACACCGCACCCACCGCCATCCGCGCCTTCATCAAGTGGGGCGATGAACATGTGACGAAATATGACCTCAGCAGCCTGCGCCTGCTCGGCAGCGTGGGTGAACCCATCAACCCCGAAGCCTGGATGTGGTACCATCAGGTCATCGGCGGTGGCCGCTGCCCGATCGTCGACACCTGGTGGCAGACCGAAACCGGCGCGATCATGATCACTCCGCTTCCAGGCGTGACTCCCACGAAGCCCGGCACGGCCACGTTGCCCTTCTTCGGCGTCGACGCCGCGGTGCTCGATGACGATGGCAAGGAAGTGGGCCCGAACGAAGGCGGCAAGCTCGTCATTCGCAAGCCCTGGCCCTCCATGCTGCGCACCATCTACGGTGATGCCGAGCGCTATGAGCAGACCTACTGGGGAACCTATCCCGGCATCTACCTTGCCGGTGACAGCTCACGCCGCGATGAAGATGGTTACTTCTGGATCATGGGCCGTATTGACGACGTGCTGAACGTCTCCGGTCACCGCCTCGGCACTGCTGAAGTGGAAAGCGCCCTCGTGAGCCATGCCTCCGTCGCGGAAGCCGCTGCCGTCGGTCGTCCCGACGAGATCAAGGGACAAGCCGTCGTCGTCTTCGTCACGCTGAAAGCCGGCGTGGAAGCCAATGACGGTCTCGCCAACGAACTCAAGAAGCACGTGGGCAATGTCATCGGTGCCATCGCACGCCCGGATGATGTACGCTTCGCGAACGTGCTGCCCAAGACGCGCAGCGGTAAGATCATCCGTCGTCTCCTCAAGGAAGTTGCCGCGGGCGGCCAAGTGAAGGGCGACACCACTACCCTTGAAGACTTCGGTGCTGTGGCGGCACTGATGCAGTCGCAGGGGAAGGATGAGGAATAG
- the ychF gene encoding redox-regulated ATPase YchF — protein MLRAGIVGLPNVGKSTLFNAVTRTRKAESANYPFCTIEPNQGVVIVPDERLEVLSKISGSQKLIPAAIEFLDIAGLVKGASKGEGLGNQFLSHIREVDAVVHVVRCFESSDIHHVDGSVDPVRDIEVINTELILADMESITKRKGRVEKEAKRGNKEAQAELALCERLLPHFDALKPAVTLECSDDEAKLLKSFFLLSGKPVIYACNVSEDELAAASNDPDKHPMVSKVREYVSHAHAASAVVVSAAIESELIDLTGEEAAAYLADLGVKDSGVSRLIKGAFELLGLQTYLTTGEKETRAWTITKGMKAPQAAGVIHSDFERGFIAAEIVAFHDLAELGSYAKCREKGKLRIEGKEYVMKDGDVVEWRFNV, from the coding sequence ATGTTACGCGCAGGTATTGTCGGTCTCCCCAACGTCGGAAAATCCACGCTCTTCAACGCGGTCACGCGCACGAGGAAGGCGGAGTCGGCGAACTATCCCTTTTGCACCATCGAGCCCAACCAGGGCGTCGTCATCGTGCCGGACGAGCGTCTCGAAGTCCTGAGCAAGATCAGCGGCTCGCAGAAGCTGATCCCGGCAGCCATTGAGTTTCTGGACATTGCGGGCCTCGTGAAGGGCGCCAGCAAGGGCGAGGGCCTGGGGAATCAGTTCCTGAGTCACATCCGCGAAGTGGATGCCGTGGTGCACGTGGTGCGCTGCTTCGAGAGCTCCGACATCCACCACGTGGACGGCAGTGTGGACCCGGTGCGTGACATCGAGGTCATCAACACCGAGCTCATCCTCGCGGACATGGAGAGCATCACCAAGCGCAAAGGGCGCGTGGAAAAGGAAGCCAAGCGCGGTAACAAGGAAGCGCAGGCCGAACTGGCCCTGTGTGAACGGTTGCTACCCCACTTTGACGCCCTGAAGCCCGCCGTGACGCTCGAGTGCTCGGACGATGAGGCGAAGCTGCTCAAGAGTTTCTTCCTGCTGAGCGGCAAGCCGGTCATCTACGCCTGCAACGTTTCTGAAGACGAGCTCGCCGCGGCCAGCAATGACCCGGACAAGCATCCCATGGTGAGCAAGGTGCGCGAATACGTGAGCCATGCCCACGCTGCGTCCGCCGTGGTGGTGAGCGCTGCCATCGAGAGCGAGCTCATCGACCTCACCGGCGAAGAAGCTGCAGCCTATCTCGCCGACCTCGGCGTGAAGGACAGCGGCGTCTCCCGCCTCATCAAGGGCGCCTTTGAGCTCCTCGGCCTGCAGACCTACCTCACCACCGGTGAGAAGGAAACGCGCGCCTGGACCATCACCAAGGGCATGAAGGCTCCGCAGGCAGCCGGCGTGATTCACAGCGACTTCGAGCGTGGCTTCATCGCCGCGGAAATCGTTGCCTTCCATGACCTCGCCGAACTGGGCTCCTACGCCAAGTGCCGCGAAAAGGGCAAGCTCCGCATCGAAGGCAAGGAATACGTCATGAAGGACGGCGACGTCGTCGAGTGGCGCTTCAACGTCTAA
- a CDS encoding ComEA family DNA-binding protein — MGDLYDDSVFKRREEANQQQAKSQNLLFIGVIILVLLVAGGAYLWKLKYSPANRIININKASVEELQYLPGVGPAVAKDIVKGRPYKTPEDLKNVKGIGDKTYEKMAQRVKVE; from the coding sequence ATGGGCGATCTCTACGACGACAGTGTCTTCAAAAGACGTGAGGAGGCCAATCAGCAACAGGCCAAAAGCCAGAACCTCCTTTTCATCGGCGTCATCATCCTCGTTCTGCTCGTCGCAGGTGGAGCCTATCTCTGGAAGCTGAAGTACAGTCCCGCGAACCGCATCATCAACATCAACAAGGCCTCCGTGGAGGAGTTGCAATACCTCCCGGGAGTCGGACCTGCAGTGGCGAAGGACATTGTGAAGGGCCGCCCGTATAAGACGCCTGAAGATCTGAAGAACGTGAAGGGTATCGGCGACAAGACCTACGAAAAGATGGCCCAGCGTGTGAAGGTGGAATAG
- a CDS encoding MGMT family protein, whose product MPKPKKTWNEKLQDDKGLPKVAPIPEKFIKSWGTGTFVIGAPREVDVLMQRVRKGRVTTINDLREALARKHETNTACPVTTGIFAWIAAHAAAESAAGGARRITPYWRILKLGGELNPKYPGGIGELKELLEAEGHTVVQKGKRSFVKDFEKKVATCEDLLKA is encoded by the coding sequence ATGCCGAAGCCAAAGAAGACCTGGAACGAGAAGCTGCAGGATGACAAGGGACTGCCGAAGGTGGCCCCCATTCCGGAGAAGTTCATCAAGAGCTGGGGCACCGGGACCTTTGTCATCGGCGCGCCAAGGGAGGTGGATGTCTTGATGCAACGGGTGCGCAAGGGCCGCGTCACGACCATCAATGATCTGCGCGAGGCGCTCGCCCGGAAGCATGAGACGAATACGGCGTGCCCGGTCACCACGGGTATCTTCGCCTGGATTGCCGCGCACGCTGCCGCGGAATCAGCGGCCGGTGGGGCAAGGCGTATCACACCCTATTGGCGCATTCTGAAGCTGGGCGGCGAGCTCAATCCGAAATACCCGGGCGGTATCGGAGAATTGAAGGAACTCCTGGAAGCAGAGGGGCACACCGTGGTGCAAAAGGGGAAGCGGAGTTTCGTGAAGGACTTTGAGAAGAAGGTGGCCACGTGCGAAGATTTGTTGAAGGCCTGA